TTCAATTAAATGCATAGCATTTGAACTATGGTAATAagatttctaataaaatattttcatcagaATATACTCTCAGAAGGAAGTTTTTAATAAACTAGAAAAtattaatgagtaaaaaaatatatcaaaagattttgatttaaatctgcagatgattaattttttttatctaaatatataataattctaaaaatataaatacataataaaatgaaaaactttttagcatatgaaattatttaaaaataaatgtaaattaactatttaattattataatgatATTTTGTGGAAACTATGGTCCACAGCTGAATCCTCAACCTCTATGTAGAACCAGATTAGACTTGTTAATTGATCAACTTAGGTTTCAAAActttagtagaaaaaaatatttttcattctatttttcagggttggcaagtttttgccggaggcggaaaaaccatggaaaaaaaccatggtttttaccgcccggcaaaaataggttattgccagtttttgccaaagtggcaaaaatagattttgtgttaacaacttacaggcagtttttttccttttatataaaagtaaaagcatgaaaagattttgataaaaggctttgccattttctgtagagtgagctagtatcaCTAAAAAGTAGAGAGAATGGggaatgcacatattgatcagcttttttttcttctttttaaattcttctcttggctatccattttcccagtaagtgagaaaaaatgcattatttctttagtgaggaaaagttaatatttttctatattcacgtaaatattctgttataattaaataacttaaaaatcttagtgggataaaaaaaaaagtgattaattaaatatatataattagaattcaattttttaattaatttactaagcttaagtaaacattctttgttttagcattgaaggaattggctcattctgaaaaaattgttttagctaacatttaaaatcttaagttttgcaatcccaacatttgttttttatttatttttcaccttataaattagaagtaacatggagagacataactaaaatattaaagtgcattatttatattatattgtcactatttctttaTTAACattataatgctactttatttgtaattaggtttttgccggtgttttccatttttgccatggttttttccactgtcccggcaaaaatacctttttgccggcgaaaaacccaaccctgctatTTTTATAGTAGTATGATGTAGGCATACATCTCTCTGAATTTAGAATTTAACTTGAAGCAGAATGATTTCTAATTGttctcattatttatttaatttttttacttcagtTTAACAGCTCAAAATGTTAAGCTATAATTCACTAAACAGGGGCCCTTGTAAACCCCCAACCCATTTTGCTAACATTTGTAAGAGGTAACTAACAGtatgcatagttttttttttttttttatttatcttttaaaataacttatgtTTTGAACCATAAATGTTTTGCTATTGGTGTTAaatcttaaatatgtatatgtaTAAATTGTGTGCtcctttaatttaaataaaaaaaataaaaataacaagtcaaaaaataaattaatacattttgttttataaGAGTTCAAGGAGCTAATACGATTTACCATCATGCAGAAACAGTCTCAACAATTGTTTTCTTTATAATTTCTCCTAGATTTTCACCTGGTTCATCACTTCTTTCATTTTCAATGCGATTAGAAATACAGCATTTTTGAGCGTCTCTTCCTAAAGTAAGCGGACATGTTTCTAAACCATTAAGGTTATTAAAAACCTTTTCAGATTCCAAGTTGACAGGCTTTATGGCAGTAACATCCTGAACTTTAGAACTGAGAAGTCCATTGAAAAGCTCCATTTTGGTCCCAGGTATAACGGAACTTAAGTCAGTATAAGAATGTTCTTCTTCGTTAACAACGTCTACAGGTTTATTTTCAACTGATTGGCGGTCATAATCATGTGCCTGTTCTTTCAAATTAGAATGCACATGCTGCTCTGCAAAACCATCTTGCCTAGGAAGGGAATCACGAAAATCAGTCTGATCTAAAGAATTCAATGAATGTCCGTTAGAAAATTGTGCTCCAGAACTACGATTACAAAAATGATTATCTTGTTGTACCAATGGTGAAAAATTACTATCCCCGGAATAATAACACCGCATAGTCAAGTCACTGTTAGTCGTACCAGGTTTGTTAAAATGGCTTAAAAATTTAGATGCGTCATCATTAGTTTGAGTAACACTATCAGTTAAAGATGGCTGAAGTGATCGCTGAAGAGGCGAATTACTGGATGAAGTTTCGACATCCGAATCAACGTCATCGCTCGAATAGTCGGAATTTTCAGAGTAAGAACTTTCTTGGGGGCTAAAAGGTGATGAGTATATTTCAGGAGTCTTTTTCTCAGACTCGCTGATAGCCATAAATGCAGAAACTTGTTCCTTGAGAGGATTACTAACAATACAACTATTAGTTTCAACGGCAGAGGTAGAATTCATTGTTAAATACGACGGAGATGGAACACATGAGGTAAATGCTGTAGATGTTGGCGAAAGTGAACTACATGTATCGCATGATGAAAGAGATGAAATGGAAAAATTGCTAGACTCGGATTTAACAGCCAACTGCTGTTCCTGTTTCTTCTCCAACTCGAGTCTCATTAAAGTATGAATGAAATGAGTACGTACTCTAAGTGGGTTAAACTCGATGCGTCCTGCATTGTTCCCACAACCATCCCGACTACAGCCGCAAGGAAAAGAGAAACGATCAACCTGACATTTAATGTCAGCCTGACTACAAGTACAAGAATCTGGATCACAGTATATCTTGCATTCACAACCACAGAACTCACGTGACGACCTTATGTCTCGACATTCCTCTT
This window of the Uloborus diversus isolate 005 chromosome 4, Udiv.v.3.1, whole genome shotgun sequence genome carries:
- the LOC129219883 gene encoding cysteine/serine-rich nuclear protein 3-like; translated protein: MPKHKLEECSATDTSDAYAEECGLDSFPSSSDVDRDDTSNSSIKSEVSSEVPTTSTSQAAEETSDGDEPPKKKPKKKSVCFANVTVYYFPRTQGFTCVPSQGGSTLGMDQKHSQMKMFSILEHAEEQKRVHKELINHQRRLAKYQSSTSDSDDSEDISDVSDSELEADSCYFLQPVPIRQRRALLRASGVQKIDSLEKEECRDIRSSREFCGCECKIYCDPDSCTCSQADIKCQVDRFSFPCGCSRDGCGNNAGRIEFNPLRVRTHFIHTLMRLELEKKQEQQLAVKSESSNFSISSLSSCDTCSSLSPTSTAFTSCVPSPSYLTMNSTSAVETNSCIVSNPLKEQVSAFMAISESEKKTPEIYSSPFSPQESSYSENSDYSSDDVDSDVETSSSNSPLQRSLQPSLTDSVTQTNDDASKFLSHFNKPGTTNSDLTMRCYYSGDSNFSPLVQQDNHFCNRSSGAQFSNGHSLNSLDQTDFRDSLPRQDGFAEQHVHSNLKEQAHDYDRQSVENKPVDVVNEEEHSYTDLSSVIPGTKMELFNGLLSSKVQDVTAIKPVNLESEKVFNNLNGLETCPLTLGRDAQKCCISNRIENERSDEPGENLGEIIKKTIVETVSA